Proteins encoded together in one Onychomys torridus chromosome 1, mOncTor1.1, whole genome shotgun sequence window:
- the Knop1 gene encoding lysine-rich nucleolar protein 1 isoform X1 encodes MHAVSITTVGTSRPRPGRRRPSRGRARNAKMTSGSRRRGRSRGQAWPAGGPGMVTKTQKVDLGPQLPEKKKKKKKKKKVVTQVTDPETQYSVLNSNDFFIDGSPPRATSPSNNVGEGQVSEMPLGKRKKKKKSPSTHLEERLDSKAARAGRKKSSSPRRQVREQSAESLSGEKKKKRRKSLPQVTSQCSGLKTSLDPRHAEKVSKASKKSKKHRKEKKVLNTEAFPPQDSWLCEAGDALHPCSGWAEAGEQAALGQKRKQGRSREHSMKKKKKKKSHQEGDILPVHSKLSVENSLKKGSKKSVRSEALDYIPIDSPKASGKKGKLKKKVDQPDGEGLSVRRKKKKRKESEVKEDPGQEEEEGSDTDLEVVLEKKGNMDEACIDQVRRKALQEEIDRESGKTEASEPRKWTGTQFGQWDTAGFENEEQKLKFLKLMGGFKHLSPSFSRPPSMSSRSNMALNKKSSDMLQQNLQRDYDRAMSWKYNRGTGLGFSSEARKVFYIDRNASKSIKLQD; translated from the exons GAATGGTCACCAAGACTCAGAAAGTAGACCTGGGCCCACAGCttccagagaagaagaaaaagaagaagaagaaaaagaaggtggTTACACAGGTCACAGATCCAGAGACTCAGTACTCAGTCTTAAATAGTAATGATTTTTTCATCGATGGTTCTCCTCCAAGGGCCACATCCCCCTCTAACAATGTGGGTGAAGGGCAGGTCTCTGAGATGCCACTgggcaagagaaagaagaaaaaaaagtcccccAGTACTCACTTGGAGGAGCGCCTGGACTCTAAGGCTGCACGAGCAGGACGGAAAAAGTCCTCCAGCCCTCGAAGGCAGGTCCGTGAGCAGTCAGCAGAAAGCCTCagtggagagaagaaaaagaagaggaggaagtccTTACCACAGGTTACCTCCCAGTGCTCAGGGCTGAAGACCTCCCTAGACCCCAGGCATGCTGAGAAGGTAAGCAAAGCCAGTAAGAAGTCcaaaaaacacaggaaagaaaagaaggttcTGAACACTGAAGCGTTTCCTCCCCAGGACTCTTGGCTCTGTGAGGCTGGGGATGCTCTGCACCCATGCTCAGGGTGGGCAGAGGCTGGGGAGCAGGCAGCCTTGGGCCAGAAAAGGAAACAGGGGAGATCCAGAGAGCAcagcatgaagaagaagaagaagaagaagagccacCAAGAGGGAGACATCCTCCCAGTCCACTCCAAGCTCTCCGTGGAGAACAGCCtgaagaaaggaagtaagaagTCAGTCAGAAGTGAAGCTTTGGACTATATCCCTATAGATAGCCCAAAGGCCTCCGGGAAGAAAGGGAAACTCAAGAAAAAGGTGGACCAGCCAGATGGGGAAGGGCTGTctgtgagaaggaagaaaaagaagaggaaagagagtgaAGTAAAGGAAGACCctgggcaggaggaagaagag GGGTCGGACACAGACCTGGAGGTGGTACTGGAAAAGAAAGGCAACATGGATGAGGCCTGCATAGATCAG GTGAGGCGGAAGGCTTTACAAGAAGAGATTGATCGTGAGTCGGGCAAGACAGAGGCTTCAGAACCCAGGAAGTGGACG GGAACCCAGTTTGGCCAGTGGGACACTGCTGGCTTTGAAAACGAAGAACAGAAGCTGAAATTCCTGAAGCTTATGGGTGGCTTTAAGCATCTTTCCCCATCATTTAGCCGCCCTCCCAGCATGTCTAGCAGGTCCAACATGGCCCTGAACAAGAAGTCTTCAGACATGCTCCAACAGAATCTCCAGCGGGACTATGACCGGGCCATGAGCTGGAAGTACAATCGTGGGACTGGCCTGGGCTTTTCCTCTGAGGCCCGCAAGGTCTTCTACATTGACCGGAACGCCTCCAAGTCTATCAAGTTGCAagattaa
- the Knop1 gene encoding lysine-rich nucleolar protein 1 isoform X2, with the protein MVTKTQKVDLGPQLPEKKKKKKKKKKVVTQVTDPETQYSVLNSNDFFIDGSPPRATSPSNNVGEGQVSEMPLGKRKKKKKSPSTHLEERLDSKAARAGRKKSSSPRRQVREQSAESLSGEKKKKRRKSLPQVTSQCSGLKTSLDPRHAEKVSKASKKSKKHRKEKKVLNTEAFPPQDSWLCEAGDALHPCSGWAEAGEQAALGQKRKQGRSREHSMKKKKKKKSHQEGDILPVHSKLSVENSLKKGSKKSVRSEALDYIPIDSPKASGKKGKLKKKVDQPDGEGLSVRRKKKKRKESEVKEDPGQEEEEGSDTDLEVVLEKKGNMDEACIDQVRRKALQEEIDRESGKTEASEPRKWTGTQFGQWDTAGFENEEQKLKFLKLMGGFKHLSPSFSRPPSMSSRSNMALNKKSSDMLQQNLQRDYDRAMSWKYNRGTGLGFSSEARKVFYIDRNASKSIKLQD; encoded by the exons ATGGTCACCAAGACTCAGAAAGTAGACCTGGGCCCACAGCttccagagaagaagaaaaagaagaagaagaaaaagaaggtggTTACACAGGTCACAGATCCAGAGACTCAGTACTCAGTCTTAAATAGTAATGATTTTTTCATCGATGGTTCTCCTCCAAGGGCCACATCCCCCTCTAACAATGTGGGTGAAGGGCAGGTCTCTGAGATGCCACTgggcaagagaaagaagaaaaaaaagtcccccAGTACTCACTTGGAGGAGCGCCTGGACTCTAAGGCTGCACGAGCAGGACGGAAAAAGTCCTCCAGCCCTCGAAGGCAGGTCCGTGAGCAGTCAGCAGAAAGCCTCagtggagagaagaaaaagaagaggaggaagtccTTACCACAGGTTACCTCCCAGTGCTCAGGGCTGAAGACCTCCCTAGACCCCAGGCATGCTGAGAAGGTAAGCAAAGCCAGTAAGAAGTCcaaaaaacacaggaaagaaaagaaggttcTGAACACTGAAGCGTTTCCTCCCCAGGACTCTTGGCTCTGTGAGGCTGGGGATGCTCTGCACCCATGCTCAGGGTGGGCAGAGGCTGGGGAGCAGGCAGCCTTGGGCCAGAAAAGGAAACAGGGGAGATCCAGAGAGCAcagcatgaagaagaagaagaagaagaagagccacCAAGAGGGAGACATCCTCCCAGTCCACTCCAAGCTCTCCGTGGAGAACAGCCtgaagaaaggaagtaagaagTCAGTCAGAAGTGAAGCTTTGGACTATATCCCTATAGATAGCCCAAAGGCCTCCGGGAAGAAAGGGAAACTCAAGAAAAAGGTGGACCAGCCAGATGGGGAAGGGCTGTctgtgagaaggaagaaaaagaagaggaaagagagtgaAGTAAAGGAAGACCctgggcaggaggaagaagag GGGTCGGACACAGACCTGGAGGTGGTACTGGAAAAGAAAGGCAACATGGATGAGGCCTGCATAGATCAG GTGAGGCGGAAGGCTTTACAAGAAGAGATTGATCGTGAGTCGGGCAAGACAGAGGCTTCAGAACCCAGGAAGTGGACG GGAACCCAGTTTGGCCAGTGGGACACTGCTGGCTTTGAAAACGAAGAACAGAAGCTGAAATTCCTGAAGCTTATGGGTGGCTTTAAGCATCTTTCCCCATCATTTAGCCGCCCTCCCAGCATGTCTAGCAGGTCCAACATGGCCCTGAACAAGAAGTCTTCAGACATGCTCCAACAGAATCTCCAGCGGGACTATGACCGGGCCATGAGCTGGAAGTACAATCGTGGGACTGGCCTGGGCTTTTCCTCTGAGGCCCGCAAGGTCTTCTACATTGACCGGAACGCCTCCAAGTCTATCAAGTTGCAagattaa